In Carassius gibelio isolate Cgi1373 ecotype wild population from Czech Republic chromosome B17, carGib1.2-hapl.c, whole genome shotgun sequence, a single window of DNA contains:
- the LOC127976774 gene encoding rho GTPase-activating protein 11A-like isoform X2 → MSSRFKSVVMKVLQRNVVRLAVVQHLRSVYGIKIKNWNKNRNKQTPTNTMKVFGVALEGLPHCHVLDYGDVPCFIADVCTSLLEHLDTEGLFRKSGSVVRVKSLRARLEQGEDCLSTALPLDVAGLLKQFFRELPEPVLTPDLHSAFLKAQELPTDEERTSATVLLSCVLPDRNLNTLRYFFSFLKSVSQRCAENKMDSSNLSVIFAPNLFHCGDGGDKMSSSTEKRLKHQAAAVQRLIDNAQHLGVVPRFLMEKVPVMLGCDAGVFSPSSVSLEDSNAHSDLKKSNRRSLGDMVNGALNRFKTSRTPTHTPQSDGAGGVFSKATPVIMTPNSKRKLPVESTHTYGFSSKKRRSIKKNLGLELFPNALFGGASTPGSAGALDSSHSGLLSSVGRNTRASSSSAKRTSRRLRDRRAESGKAGCFSPRVAKKEPVRKSLRLRFSLGKSSRESNVITHSQLGPKRSEVIGFRLATQESSGFHFTKELSPAVLNQSPSKGSKFISKSEDNLLTPQCDTTDHRSSWSRDTPDVDLSFPRDSFCETPMSLCVKSSSRSEPTIILSKPVLPKSLCCDNSALDSSSEERSHTGPTLLKIKQAFGGSHSDLHSIVTQQNHEEPQDSPCANSEAAETRSVSDSSRLNDHNVTFGQIEIVPLSPLHIDSALFDSGPKRFVDTSPDTSLCLENESNAFLKNVSGDCSQLVDALDIQSPVAFRLETSNRVQSTPYATRSQTNNNTSLLSELKESLLTDKTDEDQAEMPQNPTGANEARRMRVAEQIKRFNMMTLNSPQTKVVRSPLKLQRTPVRQSVRRINSLIGGRKDTRMGWCSASQRKTVSLESGLQTSSKPKPPVPPEKPPVKTLEDVTNKAPKTKCDTLSANKNAANEHPKSILLQVSENDTSHYRGSPKNPVTEGRLLSAMKPIDL, encoded by the exons ATGTCGAGTCGTTTTAAATCCGTCGTAATGAAGGTTTTGCAGAGAAATGTGGTTCGTCTGGCCGTCGTTCAGCATCTCCGCTCGGTTTATGGAATAAAAATCAAAAactggaataaaaacagaaacaaacagacaCCGACGAACACG ATGAAGGTGTTTGGGGTTGCTCTCGAAGGTTTGCCACACTGTCATGTGTTAGACTACGGAGACGTGCCCTG TTTTATAGCAGATGTTTGTACGAGTCTCCTGGAGCATCTGGACACCGAGGGGCTCTTCAGGAAGTCTGGTTCTGTGGTGCGGGTCAAGAGCCTCAGG GCCCGACTGGAGCAGGGCGAGGACTGTCTGTCCACTGCTCTCCCGCTGGACGTCGCTGGACTTCTGAAGCAGTTTTTCCGTGAGCTTCCCGAACCGGTTCTGACCCCTGACCTCCACAGTGCTTTCCTGAAGGCCCAGGAGCTGCCCACGGATGAGGAGAGGACTTCGGCCACGGTCCTGCTGTCCTGCGTGCTGCCCGACAGGAATCTAAACACACTGCGATACTTCTTCAGTTTCCTGAAGAGCGTCTCCCAGCG ATGTGCTGAGAATAAGATGGACAGCAGTAATCTGTCGGTCATCTTCGCTCCTAATCTCTTTCACTGTGGAGACGGCGGGGACAAGATGAGCAGCAGCACAGAGAAGAGACTCAAGCATCAGGCAGCGGCCGTGCAGCGGCTCATAGACAACGCTCAACACctcg GTGTGGTTCCTCGGTTCCTGATGGAGAAGGTTCCTGTCATGTTGGGTTGTGATGCTGGAGTGTTTTCTCCATCGTCTGTGTCTCTAGAAGACAGTAACGCTCACTCAGACCTGAAGAAGAGCAACAGACGCAGTTTAGGAG ACATGGTTAATGGAGCTCTGAATAGGTTTAAAACTAGTAGAACCCCAACACATACGCCTCAGTCTGATGGAGCAGGTGGAG TTTTCTCCAAAGCCACTCCTGTCATCATGACTCCGAACTCCAAGCGTAAGCTTCCTGTCGAGTCGACACACACTTACGGGTTCTCGAGCAAGAAACGCAGGTCCATCAAGAAGAACCTGGGCCTGGAGCTGTTCCCGAACGCTCTGTTTGGAGGAGCGTCTACACCTGGATCAG CAGGAGCTCTGGACTCGTCTCACAGCGGTTTACTGTCGTCTGTGGGCAGAAACACTCGGGCGTCCAGCAGCTCGGCCAAGAGGACGAGCAGACGACTGAGAGACCGCAG AGCTGAATCGGGGAAGGCCGGCTGTTTCTCGCCCAGAGTCGCTAAGAAAGAGCCTGTGAGGAAATCTCTGCGTCTGCGCTTCAGTTTGGGCAAATCCAGCCGAGAGTCT AACGTCATCACACATTCACAACTGGGGCcgaagaggtcagaggtcataggTTTTCGCCTAGCGACACAAGAGAGTTCTGGGTTTCACTTCACCAAGGAGCTCAGTCCGGCTGTCTTGAACCAGAGTCCCTCGAAAG GCTCCAAGTTCATCAGTAAATCTGAGGATAACCTTCTGACGCCGCAGTGTGATACTACAGACCACCGGAGCTCATGGAGCAGAGACACTCCTGACGTCGACCTGAGCTTCCCGAGGGATTCCTTCTGTGAAACTCCCATGAGCCTCTGTGTGAAGAGCAGCTCCCGCTCCGAGCCAACCATCATCCTGAGCAAACCTGTTCTTCCCAAGAGCCTCTGCTGCGACAACAGCGCCTTGGACTCGTCCAGTGAAGAGCGCTCTCACACCGGACCCACGCTACTGAAGATCAAACAAGCTTTCGGTGGATCTCACAGTGACCTCCACAGCATCGTCACACAGCAGAACCACGAGGAACCGCAAGACAGCCCTTGTGCAAACTCTGAGGCGGCCGAAACCAGATCAGTGTCTGATTCCAGCCGGTTGAATGATCACAATGTGACGTTCGGTCAAATCGAGATTGTTCCTTTGTCTCCTCTACATATAGACAGCGCTCTGTTTGACAGCGGACCGAAACGGTTTGTGGACACCAGCCCTGACACGTCTCTTTGTCTTGAAAATGAAAGCAATGCTTTCCTAAAAAATGTCTCTGGAGACTGCAGCCAACTGGTCGACGCTTTAGACATCCAGAGTCCCGTGGCTTTCAGACTGGAGACGTCCAACAGAGTTCAATCAACTCCGTATGCAACAAGATCCCAAACGAATAACAATACGTCCCTGCTGAGCGAACTCAAAGAGTCTTTATTAACAGATAAGACCGACGAAGATCAAGCGGAGATGCCACAGAACCCTACTGGAGCCAATGAAGCTCGCCGAATGAGAGTCGCCGAACAGATTAAACGCTTCAACATGATGACGCTGAATTCACCCCAAACCAAAGTGGTCCGATCTCCTCTGAAGCTCCAGCGCACGCCGGTCCGGCAGTCGGTCAGGAGGATCAACTCTCTGATCGGAGGCCGGAAGGACACAAGGATGGGTTGGTGCTCCGCCAGTCAGAGGAAGACCGTGAGTTTAGAAAGTGGTTTGCAAACATCCTCGAAACCCAAACCTCCAGTTCCTCCGGAGAAACCACCGGTCAAAACACTGGAAGACGTCACCAATAAGGCACCAAAGACCAAGTGTGACACCCTCTCAGCCAATAAGAACGCTGCAAATGAACATCCCAAATCTATCCTGCTTCAAGTTTCTGAAAACGATACGAGTCACTACAGAGGTTCACCTAAAAACCCTGTAACTGAGGGAAGGCTGCTGTCAGCGATGAAACCCATTGATCTATAA
- the LOC127976774 gene encoding rho GTPase-activating protein 11A-like isoform X1 — MSSRFKSVVMKVLQRNVVRLAVVQHLRSVYGIKIKNWNKNRNKQTPTNTMKVFGVALEGLPHCHVLDYGDVPCFIADVCTSLLEHLDTEGLFRKSGSVVRVKSLRARLEQGEDCLSTALPLDVAGLLKQFFRELPEPVLTPDLHSAFLKAQELPTDEERTSATVLLSCVLPDRNLNTLRYFFSFLKSVSQRCAENKMDSSNLSVIFAPNLFHCGDGGDKMSSSTEKRLKHQAAAVQRLIDNAQHLGVVPRFLMEKVPVMLGCDAGVFSPSSVSLEDSNAHSDLKKSNRRSLGDMVNGALNRFKTSRTPTHTPQSDGAGGVFSKATPVIMTPNSKRKLPVESTHTYGFSSKKRRSIKKNLGLELFPNALFGGASTPGSAHSAAGALDSSHSGLLSSVGRNTRASSSSAKRTSRRLRDRRAESGKAGCFSPRVAKKEPVRKSLRLRFSLGKSSRESNVITHSQLGPKRSEVIGFRLATQESSGFHFTKELSPAVLNQSPSKGSKFISKSEDNLLTPQCDTTDHRSSWSRDTPDVDLSFPRDSFCETPMSLCVKSSSRSEPTIILSKPVLPKSLCCDNSALDSSSEERSHTGPTLLKIKQAFGGSHSDLHSIVTQQNHEEPQDSPCANSEAAETRSVSDSSRLNDHNVTFGQIEIVPLSPLHIDSALFDSGPKRFVDTSPDTSLCLENESNAFLKNVSGDCSQLVDALDIQSPVAFRLETSNRVQSTPYATRSQTNNNTSLLSELKESLLTDKTDEDQAEMPQNPTGANEARRMRVAEQIKRFNMMTLNSPQTKVVRSPLKLQRTPVRQSVRRINSLIGGRKDTRMGWCSASQRKTVSLESGLQTSSKPKPPVPPEKPPVKTLEDVTNKAPKTKCDTLSANKNAANEHPKSILLQVSENDTSHYRGSPKNPVTEGRLLSAMKPIDL, encoded by the exons ATGTCGAGTCGTTTTAAATCCGTCGTAATGAAGGTTTTGCAGAGAAATGTGGTTCGTCTGGCCGTCGTTCAGCATCTCCGCTCGGTTTATGGAATAAAAATCAAAAactggaataaaaacagaaacaaacagacaCCGACGAACACG ATGAAGGTGTTTGGGGTTGCTCTCGAAGGTTTGCCACACTGTCATGTGTTAGACTACGGAGACGTGCCCTG TTTTATAGCAGATGTTTGTACGAGTCTCCTGGAGCATCTGGACACCGAGGGGCTCTTCAGGAAGTCTGGTTCTGTGGTGCGGGTCAAGAGCCTCAGG GCCCGACTGGAGCAGGGCGAGGACTGTCTGTCCACTGCTCTCCCGCTGGACGTCGCTGGACTTCTGAAGCAGTTTTTCCGTGAGCTTCCCGAACCGGTTCTGACCCCTGACCTCCACAGTGCTTTCCTGAAGGCCCAGGAGCTGCCCACGGATGAGGAGAGGACTTCGGCCACGGTCCTGCTGTCCTGCGTGCTGCCCGACAGGAATCTAAACACACTGCGATACTTCTTCAGTTTCCTGAAGAGCGTCTCCCAGCG ATGTGCTGAGAATAAGATGGACAGCAGTAATCTGTCGGTCATCTTCGCTCCTAATCTCTTTCACTGTGGAGACGGCGGGGACAAGATGAGCAGCAGCACAGAGAAGAGACTCAAGCATCAGGCAGCGGCCGTGCAGCGGCTCATAGACAACGCTCAACACctcg GTGTGGTTCCTCGGTTCCTGATGGAGAAGGTTCCTGTCATGTTGGGTTGTGATGCTGGAGTGTTTTCTCCATCGTCTGTGTCTCTAGAAGACAGTAACGCTCACTCAGACCTGAAGAAGAGCAACAGACGCAGTTTAGGAG ACATGGTTAATGGAGCTCTGAATAGGTTTAAAACTAGTAGAACCCCAACACATACGCCTCAGTCTGATGGAGCAGGTGGAG TTTTCTCCAAAGCCACTCCTGTCATCATGACTCCGAACTCCAAGCGTAAGCTTCCTGTCGAGTCGACACACACTTACGGGTTCTCGAGCAAGAAACGCAGGTCCATCAAGAAGAACCTGGGCCTGGAGCTGTTCCCGAACGCTCTGTTTGGAGGAGCGTCTACACCTGGATCAG CACACAGCGCAGCAGGAGCTCTGGACTCGTCTCACAGCGGTTTACTGTCGTCTGTGGGCAGAAACACTCGGGCGTCCAGCAGCTCGGCCAAGAGGACGAGCAGACGACTGAGAGACCGCAG AGCTGAATCGGGGAAGGCCGGCTGTTTCTCGCCCAGAGTCGCTAAGAAAGAGCCTGTGAGGAAATCTCTGCGTCTGCGCTTCAGTTTGGGCAAATCCAGCCGAGAGTCT AACGTCATCACACATTCACAACTGGGGCcgaagaggtcagaggtcataggTTTTCGCCTAGCGACACAAGAGAGTTCTGGGTTTCACTTCACCAAGGAGCTCAGTCCGGCTGTCTTGAACCAGAGTCCCTCGAAAG GCTCCAAGTTCATCAGTAAATCTGAGGATAACCTTCTGACGCCGCAGTGTGATACTACAGACCACCGGAGCTCATGGAGCAGAGACACTCCTGACGTCGACCTGAGCTTCCCGAGGGATTCCTTCTGTGAAACTCCCATGAGCCTCTGTGTGAAGAGCAGCTCCCGCTCCGAGCCAACCATCATCCTGAGCAAACCTGTTCTTCCCAAGAGCCTCTGCTGCGACAACAGCGCCTTGGACTCGTCCAGTGAAGAGCGCTCTCACACCGGACCCACGCTACTGAAGATCAAACAAGCTTTCGGTGGATCTCACAGTGACCTCCACAGCATCGTCACACAGCAGAACCACGAGGAACCGCAAGACAGCCCTTGTGCAAACTCTGAGGCGGCCGAAACCAGATCAGTGTCTGATTCCAGCCGGTTGAATGATCACAATGTGACGTTCGGTCAAATCGAGATTGTTCCTTTGTCTCCTCTACATATAGACAGCGCTCTGTTTGACAGCGGACCGAAACGGTTTGTGGACACCAGCCCTGACACGTCTCTTTGTCTTGAAAATGAAAGCAATGCTTTCCTAAAAAATGTCTCTGGAGACTGCAGCCAACTGGTCGACGCTTTAGACATCCAGAGTCCCGTGGCTTTCAGACTGGAGACGTCCAACAGAGTTCAATCAACTCCGTATGCAACAAGATCCCAAACGAATAACAATACGTCCCTGCTGAGCGAACTCAAAGAGTCTTTATTAACAGATAAGACCGACGAAGATCAAGCGGAGATGCCACAGAACCCTACTGGAGCCAATGAAGCTCGCCGAATGAGAGTCGCCGAACAGATTAAACGCTTCAACATGATGACGCTGAATTCACCCCAAACCAAAGTGGTCCGATCTCCTCTGAAGCTCCAGCGCACGCCGGTCCGGCAGTCGGTCAGGAGGATCAACTCTCTGATCGGAGGCCGGAAGGACACAAGGATGGGTTGGTGCTCCGCCAGTCAGAGGAAGACCGTGAGTTTAGAAAGTGGTTTGCAAACATCCTCGAAACCCAAACCTCCAGTTCCTCCGGAGAAACCACCGGTCAAAACACTGGAAGACGTCACCAATAAGGCACCAAAGACCAAGTGTGACACCCTCTCAGCCAATAAGAACGCTGCAAATGAACATCCCAAATCTATCCTGCTTCAAGTTTCTGAAAACGATACGAGTCACTACAGAGGTTCACCTAAAAACCCTGTAACTGAGGGAAGGCTGCTGTCAGCGATGAAACCCATTGATCTATAA
- the LOC127976774 gene encoding rho GTPase-activating protein 11A-like isoform X3 → MSSRFKSVVMKVLQRNVVRLAVVQHLRSVYGIKIKNWNKNRNKQTPTNTMKVFGVALEGLPHCHVLDYGDVPCFIADVCTSLLEHLDTEGLFRKSGSVVRVKSLRARLEQGEDCLSTALPLDVAGLLKQFFRELPEPVLTPDLHSAFLKAQELPTDEERTSATVLLSCVLPDRNLNTLRYFFSFLKSVSQRCAENKMDSSNLSVIFAPNLFHCGDGGDKMSSSTEKRLKHQAAAVQRLIDNAQHLGVVPRFLMEKVPVMLGCDAGVFSPSSVSLEDSNAHSDLKKSNRRSLGVFSKATPVIMTPNSKRKLPVESTHTYGFSSKKRRSIKKNLGLELFPNALFGGASTPGSAHSAAGALDSSHSGLLSSVGRNTRASSSSAKRTSRRLRDRRAESGKAGCFSPRVAKKEPVRKSLRLRFSLGKSSRESNVITHSQLGPKRSEVIGFRLATQESSGFHFTKELSPAVLNQSPSKGSKFISKSEDNLLTPQCDTTDHRSSWSRDTPDVDLSFPRDSFCETPMSLCVKSSSRSEPTIILSKPVLPKSLCCDNSALDSSSEERSHTGPTLLKIKQAFGGSHSDLHSIVTQQNHEEPQDSPCANSEAAETRSVSDSSRLNDHNVTFGQIEIVPLSPLHIDSALFDSGPKRFVDTSPDTSLCLENESNAFLKNVSGDCSQLVDALDIQSPVAFRLETSNRVQSTPYATRSQTNNNTSLLSELKESLLTDKTDEDQAEMPQNPTGANEARRMRVAEQIKRFNMMTLNSPQTKVVRSPLKLQRTPVRQSVRRINSLIGGRKDTRMGWCSASQRKTVSLESGLQTSSKPKPPVPPEKPPVKTLEDVTNKAPKTKCDTLSANKNAANEHPKSILLQVSENDTSHYRGSPKNPVTEGRLLSAMKPIDL, encoded by the exons ATGTCGAGTCGTTTTAAATCCGTCGTAATGAAGGTTTTGCAGAGAAATGTGGTTCGTCTGGCCGTCGTTCAGCATCTCCGCTCGGTTTATGGAATAAAAATCAAAAactggaataaaaacagaaacaaacagacaCCGACGAACACG ATGAAGGTGTTTGGGGTTGCTCTCGAAGGTTTGCCACACTGTCATGTGTTAGACTACGGAGACGTGCCCTG TTTTATAGCAGATGTTTGTACGAGTCTCCTGGAGCATCTGGACACCGAGGGGCTCTTCAGGAAGTCTGGTTCTGTGGTGCGGGTCAAGAGCCTCAGG GCCCGACTGGAGCAGGGCGAGGACTGTCTGTCCACTGCTCTCCCGCTGGACGTCGCTGGACTTCTGAAGCAGTTTTTCCGTGAGCTTCCCGAACCGGTTCTGACCCCTGACCTCCACAGTGCTTTCCTGAAGGCCCAGGAGCTGCCCACGGATGAGGAGAGGACTTCGGCCACGGTCCTGCTGTCCTGCGTGCTGCCCGACAGGAATCTAAACACACTGCGATACTTCTTCAGTTTCCTGAAGAGCGTCTCCCAGCG ATGTGCTGAGAATAAGATGGACAGCAGTAATCTGTCGGTCATCTTCGCTCCTAATCTCTTTCACTGTGGAGACGGCGGGGACAAGATGAGCAGCAGCACAGAGAAGAGACTCAAGCATCAGGCAGCGGCCGTGCAGCGGCTCATAGACAACGCTCAACACctcg GTGTGGTTCCTCGGTTCCTGATGGAGAAGGTTCCTGTCATGTTGGGTTGTGATGCTGGAGTGTTTTCTCCATCGTCTGTGTCTCTAGAAGACAGTAACGCTCACTCAGACCTGAAGAAGAGCAACAGACGCAGTTTAGGAG TTTTCTCCAAAGCCACTCCTGTCATCATGACTCCGAACTCCAAGCGTAAGCTTCCTGTCGAGTCGACACACACTTACGGGTTCTCGAGCAAGAAACGCAGGTCCATCAAGAAGAACCTGGGCCTGGAGCTGTTCCCGAACGCTCTGTTTGGAGGAGCGTCTACACCTGGATCAG CACACAGCGCAGCAGGAGCTCTGGACTCGTCTCACAGCGGTTTACTGTCGTCTGTGGGCAGAAACACTCGGGCGTCCAGCAGCTCGGCCAAGAGGACGAGCAGACGACTGAGAGACCGCAG AGCTGAATCGGGGAAGGCCGGCTGTTTCTCGCCCAGAGTCGCTAAGAAAGAGCCTGTGAGGAAATCTCTGCGTCTGCGCTTCAGTTTGGGCAAATCCAGCCGAGAGTCT AACGTCATCACACATTCACAACTGGGGCcgaagaggtcagaggtcataggTTTTCGCCTAGCGACACAAGAGAGTTCTGGGTTTCACTTCACCAAGGAGCTCAGTCCGGCTGTCTTGAACCAGAGTCCCTCGAAAG GCTCCAAGTTCATCAGTAAATCTGAGGATAACCTTCTGACGCCGCAGTGTGATACTACAGACCACCGGAGCTCATGGAGCAGAGACACTCCTGACGTCGACCTGAGCTTCCCGAGGGATTCCTTCTGTGAAACTCCCATGAGCCTCTGTGTGAAGAGCAGCTCCCGCTCCGAGCCAACCATCATCCTGAGCAAACCTGTTCTTCCCAAGAGCCTCTGCTGCGACAACAGCGCCTTGGACTCGTCCAGTGAAGAGCGCTCTCACACCGGACCCACGCTACTGAAGATCAAACAAGCTTTCGGTGGATCTCACAGTGACCTCCACAGCATCGTCACACAGCAGAACCACGAGGAACCGCAAGACAGCCCTTGTGCAAACTCTGAGGCGGCCGAAACCAGATCAGTGTCTGATTCCAGCCGGTTGAATGATCACAATGTGACGTTCGGTCAAATCGAGATTGTTCCTTTGTCTCCTCTACATATAGACAGCGCTCTGTTTGACAGCGGACCGAAACGGTTTGTGGACACCAGCCCTGACACGTCTCTTTGTCTTGAAAATGAAAGCAATGCTTTCCTAAAAAATGTCTCTGGAGACTGCAGCCAACTGGTCGACGCTTTAGACATCCAGAGTCCCGTGGCTTTCAGACTGGAGACGTCCAACAGAGTTCAATCAACTCCGTATGCAACAAGATCCCAAACGAATAACAATACGTCCCTGCTGAGCGAACTCAAAGAGTCTTTATTAACAGATAAGACCGACGAAGATCAAGCGGAGATGCCACAGAACCCTACTGGAGCCAATGAAGCTCGCCGAATGAGAGTCGCCGAACAGATTAAACGCTTCAACATGATGACGCTGAATTCACCCCAAACCAAAGTGGTCCGATCTCCTCTGAAGCTCCAGCGCACGCCGGTCCGGCAGTCGGTCAGGAGGATCAACTCTCTGATCGGAGGCCGGAAGGACACAAGGATGGGTTGGTGCTCCGCCAGTCAGAGGAAGACCGTGAGTTTAGAAAGTGGTTTGCAAACATCCTCGAAACCCAAACCTCCAGTTCCTCCGGAGAAACCACCGGTCAAAACACTGGAAGACGTCACCAATAAGGCACCAAAGACCAAGTGTGACACCCTCTCAGCCAATAAGAACGCTGCAAATGAACATCCCAAATCTATCCTGCTTCAAGTTTCTGAAAACGATACGAGTCACTACAGAGGTTCACCTAAAAACCCTGTAACTGAGGGAAGGCTGCTGTCAGCGATGAAACCCATTGATCTATAA
- the LOC127976779 gene encoding gremlin-1, whose amino-acid sequence MMSSSARIALATLFIWVLLLSSPAESKRNRGAIPHPDKNNQQQQEAAPAPGPGPGGRSSGSEEVLESSQEALHVTERRYLKRDWCKTQPLKQTIHEEGCVSRTIINRFCYGQCNSFYIPRHVRREEGAFQSCSFCKPKRFTTMTFTLNCPDQQPPTRKKRVQRVKQCRCVSIELD is encoded by the coding sequence ATGATGTCATCCTCCGCTCGGATCGCGCTCGCGACGCTCTTCATCTGGGTTCTTCTTCTGTCGAGTCCCGCCGAATCCAAGCGGAACCGAGGCGCGATTCCTCACCCGGACAAGAACAACCAGCAGCAGCAGGAGGCGGCCCCGGCACCGGGTCCGGGCCCCGGAGGCAGGAGCAGCGGCTCGGAGGAGGTTCTGGAGTCCAGTCAGGAGGCTCTGCACGTCACCGAGCGCCGCTACCTGAAGCGGGACTGGTGCAAGACTCAGCCGCTCAAACAGACCATCCACGAGGAGGGCTGCGTCAGCCGCACCATCATCAACCGCTTCTGCTACGGACAGTGCAACTCCTTCTACATCCCGAGGCACGTGCGCAGAGAGGAGGGCGCGTTCCAGTCGTGCTCGTTCTGCAAGCCCAAGCGCTTCACCACCATGACCTTCACCCTCAACTGTCCTGACCAGCAGCCGCCGACGCGGAAGAAGCGCGTGCAGCGCGTCAAACAGTGCCGCTGCGTCTCCATCGAGCTGGACTAG